A stretch of Paludisphaera borealis DNA encodes these proteins:
- a CDS encoding esterase/lipase family protein, with the protein MPIAQLVMIASTFLGWSDISIQPSKGDRGFSSFQHSIAGIDRPSGRTLETLKRYDLEGRYRKDVNGALLSLEKVARGRPNAELVYALAELSWIDGCKQDRWRKALALERYLDAVGYAHDYLFDPELADGRAPSDPRYRLACEIYNAGLERIIRAAQSKDPIDPQGVIKLKVSNRDEQVLQVALRDSPWKPTDIHKLILASDFEVSGLATSRNQYGLGVPLIGVRQSDPKKEDRPADERFYPAEMAFPLTAFLVPNSRLRDPGEDVNAVRQCTLELIDPVKRRVVGQSPNQIALETDLTTPLAYMWSQTDLERYRWTGLRHPGEALERANLLMIRPYEPGKIPVVMVHGLISSPLAWIPMLDELLRDPTIQGRYQFLLYMYPTGVPLPIAAANLRDALGQAKAMFNPDGREPAFDQMVLLGHSMGGLLSHCMMVSSGEELWQLNSDRSFDEILGPPPVLAELRRLLFFEPVPSVSRVVFLATPHRGSDLSRGVVGRVGANLISDPDHIHKLLGQLVKDNPDAFGRRFKRFPTSIETLATDSPILTAILAMKPDPRVMTHSIIGSERPVPKPQTTDGVVPYRSSHLDGVASEKVVRSGHGVQKDGEAIQEVRRILHEHLGEPVMARGAREPAAARPAAATASAPAAVEELPALPR; encoded by the coding sequence ATGCCGATTGCACAACTTGTGATGATCGCGTCCACCTTTTTGGGTTGGTCGGATATTTCCATCCAGCCCAGCAAGGGCGACCGAGGCTTCTCGTCGTTCCAGCACAGCATCGCGGGCATCGATCGACCGAGCGGAAGGACACTCGAAACGCTCAAGCGGTACGATCTGGAAGGCCGGTATCGCAAGGACGTCAACGGGGCTCTTCTGAGTCTGGAGAAGGTCGCCCGGGGGCGGCCCAACGCCGAGCTGGTCTACGCCCTGGCCGAGCTTTCCTGGATCGACGGCTGCAAGCAGGACCGCTGGCGCAAGGCCCTGGCGCTGGAGCGGTATCTCGACGCGGTGGGCTACGCGCACGACTACCTCTTCGACCCTGAGCTGGCCGACGGCCGCGCGCCGTCCGATCCCCGTTACCGGCTCGCCTGCGAGATCTACAACGCGGGACTCGAACGGATCATCCGCGCCGCGCAGTCGAAGGACCCGATCGACCCGCAGGGGGTCATCAAGCTGAAGGTCAGCAACCGCGACGAGCAGGTGCTCCAGGTGGCCCTTCGCGACTCGCCCTGGAAGCCGACCGACATCCATAAGTTGATACTGGCCTCGGACTTCGAGGTCAGCGGCCTGGCGACCAGCCGCAACCAGTACGGCCTGGGCGTCCCGCTGATCGGCGTTCGCCAGAGCGACCCGAAGAAGGAAGACCGCCCGGCCGACGAGCGGTTTTACCCGGCCGAAATGGCGTTCCCGCTGACGGCGTTCCTGGTCCCGAACTCGCGGCTCCGCGACCCGGGGGAGGACGTGAACGCAGTCCGCCAGTGCACCCTGGAGCTGATCGACCCCGTCAAGCGACGGGTGGTCGGCCAGTCGCCCAACCAGATCGCCCTGGAGACCGACCTGACGACCCCGCTAGCCTACATGTGGTCGCAAACCGACCTGGAACGCTACCGGTGGACCGGCTTGCGGCACCCCGGCGAGGCGCTTGAGAGGGCCAACCTGTTGATGATCCGGCCCTACGAGCCCGGCAAGATCCCCGTCGTCATGGTACACGGCCTCATCAGCAGCCCGCTGGCCTGGATTCCGATGCTTGACGAGCTGTTGCGCGACCCGACGATCCAGGGGCGGTATCAGTTCCTGCTCTACATGTACCCGACGGGCGTCCCCTTGCCGATCGCGGCGGCCAACCTCCGCGACGCGCTCGGGCAGGCCAAGGCGATGTTCAACCCCGACGGCCGCGAGCCGGCGTTCGACCAGATGGTCCTGCTCGGTCATTCGATGGGAGGGCTGCTCAGTCACTGCATGATGGTTTCGAGCGGCGAGGAACTCTGGCAGCTCAATTCGGACCGGTCGTTCGACGAGATCCTCGGCCCGCCGCCGGTGCTGGCCGAGCTTCGCCGGCTGCTGTTCTTCGAGCCTGTGCCGAGCGTCAGCCGGGTGGTGTTTCTGGCGACGCCCCACCGGGGATCAGATCTGTCGCGTGGGGTGGTGGGGCGAGTCGGGGCCAACCTGATCTCCGACCCCGACCACATCCACAAGCTGCTCGGCCAACTCGTGAAAGACAACCCCGACGCCTTCGGGCGAAGGTTCAAGCGGTTCCCGACGAGCATCGAGACCCTGGCGACCGACTCCCCGATCCTGACGGCGATCCTGGCAATGAAGCCGGACCCGAGAGTCATGACGCACTCGATCATCGGCTCGGAACGGCCCGTCCCCAAGCCGCAGACGACCGACGGCGTCGTGCCGTACCGAAGCTCGCATCTTGATGGGGTCGCGTCGGAGAAGGTGGTTCGGTCGGGGCACGGGGTCCAGAAGGACGGCGAGGCGATCCAGGAGGTGCGGCGGATTCTCCACGAACATCTGGGCGAGCCCGTCATGGCTCGCGGCGCCCGGGAACCGGCGGCTGCTCGACCAGCCGCCGCGACCGCCTCGGCTCCTGCGGCCGTTGAGGAACTCCCCGCCCTGCCCCGCTGA
- a CDS encoding DUF2252 domain-containing protein, producing MNDINEAGSERYQRGRRLRDACPRKSHAEWRPAADRTDPIALLEASSRGRIPELIPVRYGRMLQSPLAFYRGAALNMAADLATTPASGPRPQICGDCHLLNFGAFATPERRVVFDINDFDETFPAPWEWDVKRLAASFVLACRHNGLSEVVAGDVALACVRSYRERLAEFSRMRVLESWYAKIELDDLIPLIKDESTRKQTQKRLAKARERSVREHDDPKLEAVVDGEATIKDNPPLIYHLPEVGRDAFAARVLSALSGYRESLAPERRALLDRFELKDVAIKVVGVGSVGTWCSVALLLAGEHDPLFLQIKEARASVLEPYAGGVPAANHGERIVLGCRLMQSASDLFLGWTQIEGGVHFYVRQLKDMKIKPLVELFNASVMLQYAQLCGWSLARAHARSGGAAEISGYLGRGDVFDKAVAAFSSTYADQTERDHEALVKAVHDGRLQAESSAAVAG from the coding sequence GTGAACGACATCAACGAGGCGGGGTCGGAGCGGTATCAGCGAGGCCGGCGCCTTCGCGACGCCTGCCCGCGCAAGTCGCACGCCGAGTGGCGACCCGCGGCCGACCGGACCGACCCGATCGCATTGCTGGAGGCTTCGAGCCGAGGTCGCATCCCCGAGCTGATCCCCGTGCGATACGGCCGGATGTTGCAGTCGCCGCTCGCCTTTTACCGAGGCGCCGCCCTCAACATGGCGGCGGATCTGGCGACGACCCCGGCCAGCGGCCCGCGACCTCAGATCTGCGGCGACTGCCACCTCCTCAACTTCGGCGCCTTCGCGACCCCCGAGCGTCGGGTGGTCTTCGACATCAACGACTTCGACGAGACCTTCCCCGCCCCCTGGGAGTGGGACGTCAAGCGGCTGGCCGCCAGCTTCGTCCTGGCCTGCCGCCACAACGGCCTATCGGAGGTCGTCGCCGGCGACGTGGCGCTGGCCTGCGTGCGGTCTTACCGTGAGCGACTGGCCGAGTTCAGCCGGATGCGAGTCCTCGAGTCGTGGTACGCCAAGATCGAGCTCGACGACCTCATCCCGCTGATCAAGGACGAATCGACCCGGAAACAGACCCAGAAGCGACTGGCCAAGGCCCGCGAGCGGAGCGTCCGGGAGCACGACGACCCGAAGCTTGAGGCCGTCGTCGACGGCGAGGCGACCATCAAGGACAACCCGCCCTTGATCTACCACCTTCCCGAAGTGGGCCGCGACGCCTTCGCCGCCCGGGTGCTCTCGGCGCTCTCCGGCTATCGCGAGAGCCTGGCCCCGGAGCGCCGGGCGCTGCTGGACCGGTTCGAGCTCAAGGACGTCGCAATCAAGGTCGTCGGCGTGGGGAGCGTCGGCACCTGGTGCAGCGTGGCGCTGTTGCTGGCGGGCGAGCACGACCCGCTGTTCCTCCAGATCAAGGAGGCTCGCGCATCGGTCCTCGAACCGTACGCCGGAGGCGTCCCGGCGGCGAACCACGGCGAGCGGATCGTCCTGGGCTGCCGGCTCATGCAGTCGGCGAGCGACCTCTTCCTCGGCTGGACCCAGATCGAGGGAGGTGTTCATTTCTACGTCCGACAACTCAAGGATATGAAAATCAAGCCGCTCGTCGAACTCTTCAATGCAAGCGTGATGCTCCAGTACGCCCAGCTCTGCGGGTGGTCGCTGGCCCGGGCCCACGCCCGGTCGGGCGGGGCGGCCGAGATCAGCGGATACCTCGGCCGCGGCGACGTCTTCGACAAGGCCGTCGCCGCCTTTTCATCCACATATGCAGATCAAACCGAACGCGACCACGAAGCCCTCGTCAAGGCCGTCCACGACGGCCGCCTGCAAGCCGAGTCCAGCGCCGCGGTCGCGGGCTGA
- a CDS encoding DUF1579 domain-containing protein, with amino-acid sequence MNKSYCVAAAAACLLGLGLRAEAQDAPVVEPTAEHKRLAEDVGVWDAEVKLWAQGPGAEPTVSKGVEEISVMPGGLWQLGKFEGKIGDKEFVGRSVTGYDVHKKRYVGVWVDSTDPHMMLTEGEYDEATHTETATAKGTDPASGKPYDLKMTTLHKGKDARVFTMNMKIAEAGDEFFKLMEISYTRRAK; translated from the coding sequence ATGAACAAGTCGTATTGCGTTGCGGCGGCCGCGGCGTGCCTGCTGGGGTTGGGGCTGCGGGCCGAGGCTCAGGACGCGCCGGTCGTGGAGCCGACGGCCGAGCACAAGCGTCTGGCTGAAGACGTCGGCGTCTGGGACGCCGAGGTCAAGCTCTGGGCGCAGGGGCCGGGCGCCGAGCCGACGGTCTCGAAGGGCGTCGAGGAGATTTCGGTCATGCCCGGCGGCCTCTGGCAGCTCGGCAAATTCGAGGGCAAGATCGGCGACAAGGAGTTTGTGGGGCGTAGCGTCACGGGTTACGACGTCCACAAGAAGAGGTACGTCGGCGTCTGGGTCGATTCGACCGATCCGCACATGATGCTGACGGAAGGCGAGTACGATGAGGCGACCCACACCGAAACCGCGACCGCCAAGGGCACCGACCCGGCGTCGGGCAAGCCGTACGATCTCAAGATGACGACGCTTCACAAGGGCAAAGACGCTCGGGTCTTTACCATGAACATGAAAATCGCCGAAGCCGGCGACGAGTTCTTCAAGTTGATGGAGATCAGCTACACGCGTCGAGCCAAGTAA